A region of the Nitrospirota bacterium genome:
GCCGATGCAGAGATGTCCGGTTTCCGCGAAGGTGATCGCGGCTTCCATCGTTTCGGTGTCCCGGATTTCGCCGATCAGAATCACATCCGGCGCCTGCCGCAGGGTATTCTTGAGGGCATTTTGAAATGAAAGGGTGTCAAAGCCCACTTCTCGCTGCGTCACGAGCGATCGCTTATGATTGTGAACGAACTCGATCGGATCTTCCACGGTGACGATATGGCCGGGATGGGTGGAGTTACGGTGGTCGATCATGGCTGCGAGGGTCGTGGACTTTCCGGAACCGGTGGCTCCGACAACCAGCACCAATCCACGCTTGGTCATGGCGATGTCTTTGACAATCGGAGGCAAGCCTAGCTGCTCGACGGTTTGAATCTCGGCTTTGATATGCCGAAACACCAAGCCGACATTCCCTCGCTGGCGAAAAATATTCACACGGAAACGGCCGAGCTCCTTATAATAGAGAGCCAGGTTCATTTCCATCTTTTCTTCGAATTCTTCGCGCTGTTGACCCCGCATAAGTGCCAGCGCAAGGGCTTCGAGTTGTTCGTTGGTAAACGGTGGCGCGCCGGTTTGTTGTGTCGAACCGTGGACGCGATACGTGGGAGCCGAGTCGACGGTCAAGTACAGGTCCGACGCCTCTTGATCCACCATGACTTTCAACAGACTGCGAACATCCATTGCAACCCCCGTGTTCTTGCCAGGTATCTTTAGGCTGCGCCGCCCATTGAGGTTCCAAACAGATTGGGATTCATGCTCCGAGACTGGGCTTCGCCTTTGGTGACGACCCCGCGGGACGCCAGCTCGAATAGCGCCATGTCCATCGTTTGCATACCGTCTTTCTGACTGGCCTGCATGATTCCAGGAATCTGGTGTAATTTACCTTCTCGGATAAGATTCCGGACCGCGGTCGTGGCGACCATGATCTCGAGGGCAGCGACACGTCCGCCTGCTTTTCTCTTCAGTAGAGTTTGGGTAATGACTGCTTCCAAGGCTTCTGCGAGCTGTGTGCGGATTTGAGACTGCTGGTTTGGGGGAAACGCGTCGATGATGCGGTCGATGGTTTTCGGCGCGCTGGAGGTGTGGAGCGTGCCGAAGACCAAGTGCCCCGTTTCCGCCGCAGTCAACGCGAGCTGGATGGTTTCCAAATCGCGCATTTCACCCACGAGGATGATGTCCGGGTCTTCGCGGAGGGATGCTCTCAGTGCGTTGGCGAATGACAGGGTATGGACGCCCATCTCCCGCTGATTCACGAGGCATTTTTTCGTTTTGTGGATAAATTCGATCGGATCTTCGATTGTGATGATGTGGCCTTCGAACGTGTTGTTCAAATAATCGACCATGGAGGCCAGGGTGGTCGATTTACCAGACCCGGTTGGGCCGGTCACAAGGATCAGTCCCTTTTCCCGATCGCAGAGCTGCCGTACAATGGGAGGCATTCCGAGTTTTTCCAGCGGAATGATCTCCGTGGGAATATTTCGGAAGACGGCGCCAAGCCCGCGGTGTTGGACGAAGACATTGACCCGGAATCGCGCGATGTCTCCCAGTTCAAAGGAAAAATCGCACTCGCGCTTTTCCTCAAAATTCTTCCGCTGCGTATCGCTCATCATGTCGTAGATCAGCGCGTGAGTTTCTTCCGAGGTGAGTGAGGGGTGATCGAGTTTCTTAAGATCTCCATTGATGCGGATCATCGGCGGTTCGCCCGCACTGATGTGACAATCCGATGCACCCTCCTTGGCCGTGAAGGTCAGGAGCTTCGAAATATCCATGAAGGGGACTCCTTGGCAAATGCAGATTGTGAAATGATAGCGTCAGACTTCTAGACTACGTGGGAGCATGATGCCATAGGATGATGAAAAAGCAAGAAAATAGCCGGAAGCGGCTGAGTATATTCTCCGGTGGCCTATCACAGAGTGAGGCGGGGGATTCGATCAGATCAGTCCCGACAATTGTCCAGCACGTTGAAATGCGGTGAGGGCCTGATCGATCTGGTTCACGGTGTGTTCGGAAGTCACCGTGACGCGGACGCGGCTGGTCGCGTTCGGAACGGTAGGAGGCCGAATCGCCGGAGCATAGACACCTTCTCTGAACAGGTGCTGGGCAAACGTGAGGGCAATCTCAGCATCGCCGACGAGGATTGGCATGATGGGAGTGACGGTGGGGGACAGGTTGAATCCCAATCTGGTCAATCCTGTGAACAGGCGTTCACGGTTAGCCCACAGGCGTGCACGTCGTTCCGGCTCTCGCTGCATGATGCGTAGGGCTGCCGTGACGGCGGCAGCCGAACTTGGTGGAGGTGCAGTGGTAAAGATGAAGGACCGGCTCGTGTTCATGAGGTAGCGGATCAATGTCGAAGGCCCAGCAAGGTAAGCGCCGCTGCTGCCGAAGGCTTTACCCAACGTACCCATCTGAAACGGGAGATCCGCATTGATGCCGAAGTGTTCGGCTGTTCCTCGTCCATGCAGTCCCATTACGCCAGTGCCATGGGCATCATCGATATAGAGGTCGGCTTCATAGTCTTGAGCCAATTGACTGAGTTCGGGCAATGGCGCAAGGTCTCCATCCATACTGAACAGGCCGTCGGTCACAATCAGGGTCCGTCGCACCCGGCGCCGTTTTGCCAGAAGGGACTTGAGGTGATCAGTATCCTTGTGGCGATAGACCCGAAAATCGGCTGCGCTCAAACGGCAGCCGTCGATCAAGCTGGCATGGCTCAAACGGTCGGCCAGGACCAATTCGCCTCGCCCGATCAATGCAGGGATAGTTCCGATATTGGCAAGGTAGCCGGAGCTAAAAGTTAGCGCGGCTTCGGTTCCCTTGAATTGTGCCAGAGCGGACTCGAGCTCTTGATGAGGCGGCAACGAGCCTGAGATCAGTCGAGCGGCGCCGGCGCCAGCACCAAACCGTTGTGTCGCCTCGATGGCAGATTGAACCACTTCCGGGTGCATAGCCAACCCCAAATAGTCGTTCGAGGCGAACAGAAGAATCTGGCGTCCTGCCATCTCAACCGACGGACCGGTGCCGGAATGGAGGGGCGTGAGGTGCCGGGTCAGGTGCCGCGCAGCCAGTTCTTGTAGTCGTTGTTCAAGCATCAGACGGTGCCAGTCATACACGTGGCGGAGCGAGTGCCTTCTGAGAGTCGACAGGTAGTAGTTGCCTCATTGACAAATTCGTGACATCCTTAGTATAAGCGCGCACACAAATCGAGGAAACAGACCTCACGCTCTCCGACGAATCCATCCATGAGCTACCGCATCAAGGTCCCGGCGAAAACTCTTCCGGTCGATGAAGCTCATATGCTGAGCTGGCTTGGCCAGACGCTGCATCGATCACAGGGTTATCGACGCCCCCTGTTAGTCGGTTTAGGGGTATTGCTGCTCGCCTCCGCCGTGGTCGGAGGGGTGTTTTATGTTGACCGCCAGGCTGTGCAGAAGGCACAAGACCTAGAGCGGGAGGCGGTGCGCTTTTTGACTGTTCCGTCTGCCGGTGATGCACAGAAGGCCGATCACGCAGTAAAAGAAGCGATCGCGAGGTATCGGCAGATTGCCGATCAATACCCACGTACCCCGACGGCACCACTCGCCTTGTATCATTTGGGGAATATGTTGGTCCAGACCAATGACCTGAGTGCAGCGATTGAGGCCTATCAACGATTTCTTGCATCCTATGCATCGAACCCGTCATTCGCCGGGTTGGTACAACAACGCTTGGCGTATGTCTACCTGCTCAAAGGAGATCGGGACCAAGCGATGAAGGCCCTTACCAGTATTTTGGAATCCCCCGGCACGCTGAACAGGGATCAGGCGTTGTTTGAGCTGGCACGTCTGGAGGAGTCCCAATCGCGCCCTGATGCGGCGGTGGCTCGGTATCAAGAACTGATCAAGACCTATCCAAACTCTCCTTTCACCAGTGAAGCAACGATTCGAACTAAGATCATTGATGTCAAAAAATCGCAAGAAACAATGCCTGCCTCGACATCGACAACCCCGGCTGCGCCGTCCCCAACCGGTAAGAAGAGCCCCTAGCGGGATAGCCGTGCGAGTTGGTCGGTCTTGCTAACCAGATAAACGAGACAAATCTGAAAAACCAAATAAAGGTTTTCTTGGGCTGATGGATCAGGTCGACTTCCGGTTAGCGACTGATAACGAGAAAGTCGCCCGGTCGAATGGTTGGGCTGGAAAGGCTATTCTTCGTTTTGAGCGTGTTGAGCGGGACGCGAAACCGCTTCGATACCTTTCCCAGCGTGTCTCCTGTGCGGACTTTAT
Encoded here:
- the bioF gene encoding 8-amino-7-oxononanoate synthase gives rise to the protein MLEQRLQELAARHLTRHLTPLHSGTGPSVEMAGRQILLFASNDYLGLAMHPEVVQSAIEATQRFGAGAGAARLISGSLPPHQELESALAQFKGTEAALTFSSGYLANIGTIPALIGRGELVLADRLSHASLIDGCRLSAADFRVYRHKDTDHLKSLLAKRRRVRRTLIVTDGLFSMDGDLAPLPELSQLAQDYEADLYIDDAHGTGVMGLHGRGTAEHFGINADLPFQMGTLGKAFGSSGAYLAGPSTLIRYLMNTSRSFIFTTAPPPSSAAAVTAALRIMQREPERRARLWANRERLFTGLTRLGFNLSPTVTPIMPILVGDAEIALTFAQHLFREGVYAPAIRPPTVPNATSRVRVTVTSEHTVNQIDQALTAFQRAGQLSGLI
- a CDS encoding type IV pilus twitching motility protein PilT; this translates as MDISKLLTFTAKEGASDCHISAGEPPMIRINGDLKKLDHPSLTSEETHALIYDMMSDTQRKNFEEKRECDFSFELGDIARFRVNVFVQHRGLGAVFRNIPTEIIPLEKLGMPPIVRQLCDREKGLILVTGPTGSGKSTTLASMVDYLNNTFEGHIITIEDPIEFIHKTKKCLVNQREMGVHTLSFANALRASLREDPDIILVGEMRDLETIQLALTAAETGHLVFGTLHTSSAPKTIDRIIDAFPPNQQSQIRTQLAEALEAVITQTLLKRKAGGRVAALEIMVATTAVRNLIREGKLHQIPGIMQASQKDGMQTMDMALFELASRGVVTKGEAQSRSMNPNLFGTSMGGAA
- a CDS encoding PilT/PilU family type 4a pilus ATPase, which produces MDVRSLLKVMVDQEASDLYLTVDSAPTYRVHGSTQQTGAPPFTNEQLEALALALMRGQQREEFEEKMEMNLALYYKELGRFRVNIFRQRGNVGLVFRHIKAEIQTVEQLGLPPIVKDIAMTKRGLVLVVGATGSGKSTTLAAMIDHRNSTHPGHIVTVEDPIEFVHNHKRSLVTQREVGFDTLSFQNALKNTLRQAPDVILIGEIRDTETMEAAITFAETGHLCIGTLHSNNANQAIERIMNFFPVERHAQIYLQLSLNLRAIVSQRLVPSLDGKRVPALEIMLDTPRIKDLIKKSEVDLLKEAMEQGLDEGCQTFDHVLFHLYKEERISLEQALINADSANNLRLKVKIEGLRGDDAVNALLDKRPGTSSTDAFKIQGHASGNVTPLRKR
- a CDS encoding tetratricopeptide repeat protein, giving the protein MSYRIKVPAKTLPVDEAHMLSWLGQTLHRSQGYRRPLLVGLGVLLLASAVVGGVFYVDRQAVQKAQDLEREAVRFLTVPSAGDAQKADHAVKEAIARYRQIADQYPRTPTAPLALYHLGNMLVQTNDLSAAIEAYQRFLASYASNPSFAGLVQQRLAYVYLLKGDRDQAMKALTSILESPGTLNRDQALFELARLEESQSRPDAAVARYQELIKTYPNSPFTSEATIRTKIIDVKKSQETMPASTSTTPAAPSPTGKKSP